The DNA window ATTCTCGATATCTAATCATGTCTCAGAAGCACAGGGCTAATACATACGTATTTTAAAGCACATGGTGAATGAAGTACCGTAATTACTAAAGGACTTGCTGCTAAGAGATGTTGGAATTCTTAATGAAACACGGTCATGTGCAAAAGTTCAAATGCTCCTGgtcaaaaaaacattttgttagATGTGAAGCACCTTAAATGGAAATGGCTTGTAACACATTTCTTGCTCACTCTCTTACTCACATTTTAGAAATGCTCAACATTCAAACACTGCATTAAACAgtttttgaaatgaataaaatatctaCAATAACTTTGGCCTTTTAAATGCAGCAAATAAACCGTAaaatgtgcattaaaatgtgcataAGTTTGTTCTCTATAGAGGACATGTATGTATCTTTTGATTGGGGCACCCAAACTTTGGCACATGTGAAATTATAAGATCCTTAAAATGTCTTGTGATCTGTGGGACTGCTGGACATGAGGTAGAATTAGAGGTGAGGTAGATAAATGGAATACATAAATTATTCCAACctaaagagaaaaggaaagcgACTGAAAAATGTATGGACCAGAGCTCTGTATACTGGACAGACTAGGACACAGTCCCTGCACTTTCAGTCTGATGGGTGATTGCACTCTTTCAGCAAAGGCACCCAATTATTCGTGCCATGTCTGTGGTATATACGTCAGCTTTGGCACTTTTTCGGAGGAAAGGCATGGCTATTCAGGTCAAGGACTGGGCACAACATCCTCAGTTCAGCACTTTTAATGACGGATCAGCCAACTGTCCCTACGTCACCATTAAGATAAGAAAACTAAcgtttttctcctcctccttctctgaCGTCAGTAGAATTCAATAAGGTACTCCGGGTAGATCTGGTTGCTATCAAAGATGACAAAGATCTTGGGGTTGACCATGTCGTCCACGCAGCTGTCGAAGAAATTGGCAATGCTTAAGTCTTTGGAAGGTGGCCTGCAGAAGTGCGGGTGGCCCACTGTGAACTCACCCACGAGGACCCTCGCCAAGAACATGCACTTATAAGGTGGCTCACTCTGAAAAATGGGTGGAGCCAGGCCGTGTCTCTGCAGTGTGAAGTTATGCTTGCTGGTCGAGTGGCAGAACTTGCTGGAGTACTTCGCATCACGAGCGAAATAACTACCTGTGGAGAAATGAAGAGCGTTTAGTATGAAACACAACCATGACTTTCAAATCACTGTGTCTCTAAATTTGGGATGTTTACATTTCTACATATTTTGAACCCAGGAGCTGTCCTTTGCATCGTGTAAAACGTTCATAAAGGGTAGACTAATAAAAATTCTCCAAAATACTTGAGAAAATGCTAGGTACTTTGAACAAAGTATTGGCCTTCTCTTCTAAAAGTTATATTTTggcaatatttgtttttctgtgtttggaTGCCGTTTTATTATTTTCCAATTTGCTTTACAGACTTTTACAAAGTAATGTAGTCACACTTACTGCTACAACAAGAAGTGAAAAAGGGCTTTGAGATGCATCTGTCTGAGGGCATCCAGTCAACACAATTTGCCAGaatcaaatatgtaatcataaaacatatttacttttaataattttaacatgtcctgccttgcgccaaatgattccaggtaggctctggacacatcgcgaccctgaactgggtaagcggttacagacagtaaTATGTGAACTAATTCCAGGCAGGCTGTGGTTCCCACAATCATGAGCAGTATAAAGTGTttacaaaaatgaaataatgaacATGTGGTAACCATCATGgaataaaagagaaacagaTAGACTGGACCTTTTCCATAGACATCACCATGGCTTCCTGTTAGTCTCCAGTCAAAGTTGTATGTGCATATAGCCTGTATATTACTGTGTCCTGTGCCATGGAACAGCATTCTCTCATCAATATCTATCACATGCTTAATTTTCCTCAGCTGAGCCTTTttcctgttaaaaaaaaagataaaataaagcaGGTAGTGGCATCCTGACTGATTAATGTATAGGAATTTTTCAGTGGCAAAAAAGTATGACCCTTTGAACTACCCACATTCATACTGGTTTATTaactacacaaactacagaGATTAATCCTGTATGATATAGAAcaatcattttaaacatttaaacaattttgacaatgtaataaaatacatCTTTAAACAAGAGTTTCTAAAAAATTCATGATTTCATTATCTACAGTATCTCAGCAGTAATAGTaagagaataaaaataatatttttaacatacacacatgcactgaTAGTGTTGAAATAAACAAGAGCACAGCACCTGCAGAAAAACTCCCAAAGGTCTAGATTCTGTATTCTCTGAAtggatctgattggttggctCATGGTCCTCTCATACAGCCGTGCAACCTCTTTATACTCAAACGTGTCTCTGCACAGAGGGATGAgctaaaacacaaacagagttGCATAGTGGACAAAGAGATTAATATGACTGTATTCCagtgttttatataataatgtatGGGTGtatttacttatatatatatttatttatttataattatagtATTTGCAAGAAATCTGATCATTGTATCCCCAAAATTATCATTTTACCTGAGAAGGAAAAATTATTCATACATTTCAATATAActtaattaaaacatgttttgttcCTACAGTGATACAAAAGGACAACAATTTGAGGATAGAAAATGTAAAGATACACAAGCATACGGTGATTTATACCTGATAAGGTTCATCAGTGTTAACTCTTTCCCAGTGACATGGGACTGGGAGGGCCAGATTATCACATATAAATCTATGCACAAAACAGTATATTAGTGAATGTGTCATTAGAGGAGGACATGATGTAAACAATAtgaagtacatttttaaaaatctgactacaaatgcatgaatgaatgacctaAATCCAGTGGCAGATTGTAGGGCTCTTTTTATTGGTCTCTGCTTTCCTGTCGtaatgttgatttgtttcatgACTGTAAATTAGAAGTACAGAAGATATGTAAGATCAGAAAGTTCCAGATATTCCTCTGGTATATTTCTCATTATAAGattattaaaaagaatattataggattattcaacttatttacaaacaattattttaaatgattttacctAGGGAATATTTCCTATTACATTTGAAGATATCTAGTTTGTTTTAGGCACAAAGTATTTAAGAAATGCAAAATTGCCTGAAATAAACAATCACCTTtttgaaataaatcaaatgCAAAAAACACTTACTGAATAAACTCCCTTAAAACATACAACATTGTCTAAAAACATCATAAtgaaaaatgatatatatatgtaaacaaaCTAGATTGTGGTTGATTTAACTTGATATTATTTTTGCAGTGTTCTGTGGTGTGGTATCACACCTGAAAAGTCTAATCTATAGGTATATTTAGGTGTGTAGAAATCCATTGAGCCGTGCTGATTCCTGTTGTAGTTCTGCTCGATCTGATCGCTGGTCACTGAGCATCCTGCACTGGGATCAATCTGCACAGAGCACAAACCTGCAGCTGCAAATATGCTTGAGCATACAAAAGACATGgaatatgaaaataaacatgGAAGACTAAACCTAACCATGGAGTGTCCACATACTTCAAACATAtgccacacaccacactcagccAGGTAGAACCAGTGCCAGTTGGGTTCTGATGTGTCCATCTCTTCCTCGCAGGGCTCCTCCTCTGGGCTTTTGGGGCCAAACATGGTGTTCTCCACAAGTTGTTGCACACATTTGTCACTTGCAGAGCAGTGCATCTATAGAAAATCATTGTTAGTAATTAAAGAATATCATCTATTTTACACACCATAAATAGGAATTGACAAATTattaacaaatttaaatattgctAGCACGTGATGGTATATAACATACTGAATCTTTCAGTAGTACATCTAGAAGTAGGGGTGGGCGTTATAACAAAAATATTAGATTGTGATACACATAACTATTGTAGTGTTCATTCAGATACACATAATAATTTCATGTTCATTCA is part of the Hoplias malabaricus isolate fHopMal1 chromosome 4, fHopMal1.hap1, whole genome shotgun sequence genome and encodes:
- the LOC136694456 gene encoding protein mono-ADP-ribosyltransferase PARP11-like isoform X1 yields the protein MKMHCSASDKCVQQLVENTMFGPKSPEEEPCEEEMDTSEPNWHWFYLAECGVWHMFEIDPSAGCSVTSDQIEQNYNRNQHGSMDFYTPKYTYRLDFSVMKQINITTGKQRPIKRALQSATGFRFICDNLALPVPCHWERVNTDEPYQLIPLCRDTFEYKEVARLYERTMSQPIRSIQRIQNLDLWEFFCRKKAQLRKIKHVIDIDERMLFHGTGHSNIQAICTYNFDWRLTGSHGDVYGKGSYFARDAKYSSKFCHSTSKHNFTLQRHGLAPPIFQSEPPYKCMFLARVLVGEFTVGHPHFCRPPSKDLSIANFFDSCVDDMVNPKIFVIFDSNQIYPEYLIEFY
- the LOC136694456 gene encoding protein mono-ADP-ribosyltransferase PARP11-like isoform X2, whose product is MHCSASDKCVQQLVENTMFGPKSPEEEPCEEEMDTSEPNWHWFYLAECGVWHMFEIDPSAGCSVTSDQIEQNYNRNQHGSMDFYTPKYTYRLDFSVMKQINITTGKQRPIKRALQSATGFRFICDNLALPVPCHWERVNTDEPYQLIPLCRDTFEYKEVARLYERTMSQPIRSIQRIQNLDLWEFFCRKKAQLRKIKHVIDIDERMLFHGTGHSNIQAICTYNFDWRLTGSHGDVYGKGSYFARDAKYSSKFCHSTSKHNFTLQRHGLAPPIFQSEPPYKCMFLARVLVGEFTVGHPHFCRPPSKDLSIANFFDSCVDDMVNPKIFVIFDSNQIYPEYLIEFY